A genomic segment from Treponema sp. Marseille-Q3903 encodes:
- a CDS encoding type II toxin-antitoxin system Phd/YefM family antitoxin → MNVTQARAKLFQLIANVNFNSEPITLTNSKGKNAVLIGEDDWNAIQETLYLNSIPGMYDSLKNGIETPLSECISEKDVEW, encoded by the coding sequence ATGAACGTAACTCAAGCAAGGGCAAAGCTTTTTCAGCTTATTGCAAATGTAAATTTCAATTCAGAACCAATTACTCTTACAAATAGTAAAGGAAAAAATGCTGTATTAATTGGAGAAGATGATTGGAATGCGATTCAGGAGACTTTATATTTAAACTCGATTCCGGGAATGTATGATTCTCTTAAAAATGGAATTGAAACTCCATTAAGCGAATGTATTTCAGAAAAAGATGTAGAGTGGTAA
- a CDS encoding Txe/YoeB family addiction module toxin, translating into MYKIVYEKQAIKDIQNLKSAKLDGKAKELIEIVRKYPFQNPPPYEALVGNLSGLFSRRLNIQHRFVYQVYVERIVEDTIEYEGTVKIIRMWSHYENLK; encoded by the coding sequence ATGTATAAAATTGTATATGAAAAACAAGCTATAAAGGATATACAGAATTTGAAATCAGCAAAACTGGATGGTAAAGCCAAAGAACTGATAGAAATTGTTAGGAAATATCCTTTTCAAAATCCACCACCATATGAAGCTTTGGTAGGAAATCTGTCAGGTCTTTTTTCCAGAAGATTAAATATTCAGCATAGATTTGTCTATCAAGTTTATGTTGAAAGAATAGTAGAAGATACTATTGAATATGAGGGCACAGTAAAAATTATTAGAATGTGGTCACACTATGAGAATTTGAAATAA
- a CDS encoding carbon-nitrogen hydrolase family protein, with amino-acid sequence MSKIIIALLQLMPGNSLVENMHIGIAACHKAKNMGADIALFPEMWSSGYEIPKSVNELKSKAISKNDAFIHSFSDLAKELQMAIGITFLEKYEPLPRNSMCLFDRFGKELYTYAKVHTCVFGDEKNLMPGNDFYVSELDTEHGCVKIGSMICYDREFPESARILMLKGAEILLVPNACPMEINRISQLRARAFENMVGIATVNYPKGKPDCNGHSTAFDGIAYKIDEPYSRDTLIIEAGAEEGIYIATFNIEELRKYRSREVHGNAYRQPAKYKILLSEEKQEPFIRKDYRKSAN; translated from the coding sequence TTGAGCAAAATTATAATAGCTTTACTACAATTAATGCCGGGGAACTCTCTTGTTGAAAATATGCATATCGGTATAGCAGCTTGTCACAAGGCAAAAAACATGGGAGCAGATATAGCATTATTTCCTGAAATGTGGAGTAGCGGTTACGAAATCCCTAAATCTGTAAATGAATTAAAGAGTAAAGCAATTAGTAAAAATGATGCATTTATACATTCATTCTCGGATTTAGCAAAAGAATTGCAAATGGCTATCGGTATAACATTTCTTGAAAAGTATGAGCCATTACCACGAAACAGTATGTGTCTGTTTGATAGATTTGGCAAAGAACTATATACCTATGCAAAAGTGCATACATGTGTTTTTGGAGATGAAAAAAATTTAATGCCCGGTAATGATTTTTATGTATCTGAATTAGACACAGAGCACGGTTGTGTAAAAATAGGTTCAATGATTTGTTATGATAGAGAATTTCCTGAGAGTGCACGAATACTCATGCTCAAAGGTGCAGAAATACTACTTGTACCGAATGCATGTCCAATGGAAATTAATAGGATTTCACAATTAAGAGCAAGAGCATTTGAAAATATGGTTGGCATTGCAACTGTTAATTATCCAAAAGGAAAACCCGATTGTAATGGTCATTCTACAGCATTTGACGGTATTGCCTATAAAATTGATGAACCATATTCACGAGATACATTAATAATAGAAGCCGGAGCGGAAGAAGGAATATATATCGCAACTTTTAATATAGAAGAGTTAAGAAAATATAGAAGTAGAGAAGTTCATGGCAACGCATACCGACAGCCGGCAAAATATAAGATTTTATTATCGGAAGAGAAACAAGAGCCGTTTATCCGTAAAGATTATAGAAAATCAGCAAACTAA
- a CDS encoding DUF4917 family protein, giving the protein MKLQTYQQILDHLKKEKREKHLLMGNGFSIAYDPKIFSYNALSDFIKKSDNSLLIKLFEIVNTYNFEQIMQQLNMSKKIISVFDSKSQGLQEIDKSIELLKEALISAVKALHPEYVFSIPEEKSIACARFLSDYLGTNESIFTTNYDILLYWVLMRNEIPNCIDGFGRDLENDDGEYIPEEDREYSELRWGKHKDIQNIFYLHGALPIFDAGIDIIKEEYGGKYILDKIKMRMEKGNYPIFVTAGNGDEKLNHILHNHYLSFCYDKLSTIKGSLVTFGFNFGEYDEHIIRAINLAAKQDIRNCLRSVYIGVYSDDDKKHIEQIEHKFKCKVNIFDTKTANIWN; this is encoded by the coding sequence ATGAAATTACAAACTTACCAACAAATCCTAGATCACCTGAAAAAAGAGAAAAGAGAGAAACACTTGCTTATGGGAAATGGATTTAGTATTGCATATGACCCAAAAATATTTTCCTATAATGCATTGAGTGATTTTATTAAGAAAAGCGATAATTCTTTACTTATAAAACTTTTTGAAATTGTTAATACATATAATTTTGAACAAATTATGCAACAACTTAATATGAGTAAAAAAATAATTTCAGTGTTTGATTCTAAATCTCAAGGTTTACAAGAAATAGATAAATCCATTGAATTGTTAAAAGAAGCTTTAATTTCCGCTGTTAAAGCACTTCATCCTGAATATGTATTTTCTATTCCAGAAGAAAAAAGCATTGCTTGTGCGAGATTTCTTAGCGATTATTTGGGGACTAATGAAAGTATTTTTACAACTAACTATGATATACTTCTTTATTGGGTATTGATGCGTAATGAAATTCCAAATTGTATCGATGGATTTGGTCGAGACCTTGAAAATGATGATGGCGAATATATACCAGAGGAGGATCGTGAATATTCAGAACTCCGGTGGGGAAAACATAAAGATATTCAAAATATATTTTATCTACATGGAGCCTTACCAATTTTTGATGCTGGAATTGACATTATCAAGGAAGAATATGGTGGAAAATACATTCTTGATAAAATAAAGATGCGAATGGAAAAAGGAAATTATCCAATATTTGTTACAGCCGGTAATGGTGACGAAAAATTAAATCATATACTGCATAATCATTATTTGTCATTTTGTTATGATAAACTATCTACCATTAAAGGTTCGCTTGTAACATTTGGTTTCAATTTTGGCGAATATGATGAGCACATCATCAGAGCAATAAATCTTGCAGCAAAACAAGATATAAGAAATTGTTTAAGAAGTGTTTATATTGGTGTTTATTCTGATGATGATAAAAAACATATTGAACAAATTGAACATAAATTCAAATGTAAGGTTAATATTTTTGATACAAAAACTGCAAATATATGGAATTGA
- a CDS encoding IS3 family transposase, with the protein MAGVSKKCYYEYLSGREKVNPDAELIQLIGSIQIQLDYTLGYRAMTRKLISMGYTINHKKVARIMRENSLNSVVRRKKYSPEVYARRKALKETVPANVLNRNFYSPIPRTIFVTDITYLYTSDGVYYLNIIEDLYNREVVAWKIGASPDSYLCIETVRLLSETVDLTDTIIHSDQGSSYTSYDYRDYLLSLGITQSCSDVGECWDNAAMESFNSILKTEGFYAKWTKKAFKECKISSSEVFEQVRNFILYYNNFRLKKDLGDLSPARFLEKFPLGKE; encoded by the coding sequence ATCGCCGGAGTCTCAAAGAAGTGCTACTACGAATACCTCAGCGGACGAGAAAAAGTAAATCCGGATGCAGAATTGATACAGCTTATTGGATCAATTCAAATACAGCTCGATTATACTCTTGGCTATAGAGCAATGACCAGAAAGCTTATTTCTATGGGATATACGATAAATCATAAGAAAGTAGCTCGAATAATGCGTGAAAACAGCCTTAATTCAGTTGTTAGACGCAAAAAATATAGTCCAGAAGTATATGCAAGACGTAAAGCATTAAAAGAGACTGTACCAGCAAATGTGCTGAACAGAAACTTTTACAGTCCGATTCCAAGAACAATTTTTGTAACGGATATTACATATCTTTATACGAGTGATGGCGTTTATTATCTAAACATCATTGAAGACCTGTATAATCGTGAAGTTGTTGCATGGAAAATTGGAGCAAGTCCGGACTCATATCTTTGTATTGAGACGGTAAGATTATTGTCGGAGACAGTAGATTTGACTGATACTATAATTCATTCAGATCAAGGAAGTTCTTATACAAGTTATGATTACAGAGACTATCTGTTATCACTTGGAATTACTCAGAGCTGTTCTGATGTAGGAGAATGCTGGGATAATGCAGCAATGGAATCTTTTAATTCAATTCTGAAGACTGAAGGATTTTATGCTAAATGGACCAAGAAGGCATTTAAGGAATGTAAGATTTCTTCATCAGAAGTATTTGAGCAAGTCAGAAACTTTATTCTGTACTACAACAACTTCAGGCTTAAGAAAGATTTAGGGGATCTCTCCCCTGCTAGGTTTCTTGAAAAATTCCCTTTGGGGAAAGAATAA
- a CDS encoding type III toxin-antitoxin system ToxN/AbiQ family toxin has protein sequence MENKYIDYLSKFSEHLFQNAKITQSYSRKYIGILFEINGFKYFAPLSSFKPKHKRLSETIDFIKIGDMAVINLNNMFPVSDGIYSLKNPKTEKNLQYQTLLNNEIRIIRKKQELIINNAKSVYNHKLTNDSKSKLSQRCNDFKLLEIKCKEYSDLRKK, from the coding sequence ATCGAAAATAAATATATAGATTATCTCTCAAAGTTTTCAGAGCATTTATTTCAAAATGCTAAAATTACGCAGTCTTATTCAAGGAAATATATAGGCATTCTTTTTGAAATAAATGGATTTAAATATTTTGCTCCGCTGTCTTCGTTTAAGCCTAAACATAAAAGGTTAAGCGAAACAATCGACTTTATAAAAATTGGAGATATGGCAGTTATTAACTTAAATAATATGTTCCCGGTTTCAGATGGAATTTATTCACTAAAAAATCCAAAAACAGAAAAGAATTTACAGTACCAAACTTTATTAAATAATGAAATTCGTATTATTAGAAAGAAGCAAGAACTAATTATTAACAATGCAAAATCTGTATACAATCATAAACTAACAAATGATAGCAAATCAAAATTAAGTCAGCGTTGTAATGATTTTAAATTACTTGAAATCAAATGTAAGGAATATTCTGATTTAAGAAAGAAATAA
- a CDS encoding adenine-specific methyltransferase EcoRI family protein — protein MAGNSNLKDSVRQKQDEFYTKLSLVENEMKHYRQHFKGKVVLCNCDDPYESNFFKYFAMNFNALGLKKLIATCYATSPIAQKELSLFPDLFDEPTEERASDHRKPYKVEISEVADYNNDGAVDLSDVEWLLTNKKNTRELLKGDGDFRSAECIELLKQADIVATNPPFSLFREYVAQLMKYDKKFIIVGNMNSVAYKEFFPLLADYKVWLGYNSGHFWFKVPSSYDEKSTDFKIDENGQKWRRMGNICFFTNLDIAKRHESMILFRNYTSSGYPKYDNFDAIEVSKTADIPYDYDGIMGVPITFIDKHNPEQFEILGLS, from the coding sequence ATGGCAGGAAACAGCAATTTAAAGGATTCCGTTCGTCAAAAGCAAGACGAATTTTATACAAAATTATCACTCGTTGAAAATGAAATGAAGCATTACAGACAGCATTTCAAAGGAAAAGTTGTTTTATGTAACTGTGATGACCCATATGAATCAAACTTCTTCAAATACTTTGCCATGAATTTTAATGCTTTGGGCTTAAAAAAATTGATAGCGACTTGTTATGCAACTTCGCCAATAGCCCAAAAAGAACTTTCGTTGTTTCCAGACCTTTTTGATGAACCAACGGAGGAGAGGGCAAGCGACCACAGAAAACCGTACAAAGTTGAAATCTCAGAAGTTGCCGATTATAACAATGACGGTGCTGTAGATTTAAGTGATGTGGAATGGCTTTTAACAAATAAGAAAAATACAAGGGAACTTTTAAAAGGCGATGGAGACTTTAGAAGTGCAGAATGCATCGAGCTATTAAAGCAGGCTGATATTGTTGCCACCAATCCACCGTTTTCTCTTTTCCGCGAATATGTCGCACAACTAATGAAATATGACAAGAAATTTATCATCGTTGGCAACATGAATTCTGTCGCTTATAAAGAGTTTTTTCCATTACTTGCTGATTACAAAGTTTGGCTTGGATATAATAGCGGTCATTTTTGGTTTAAAGTGCCAAGTTCTTATGATGAAAAATCTACAGATTTCAAAATTGACGAAAATGGACAAAAATGGCGAAGAATGGGAAATATCTGCTTTTTTACAAATCTAGACATCGCAAAAAGACATGAAAGTATGATTCTTTTTAGAAATTATACTTCCTCAGGATACCCAAAGTATGACAACTTTGATGCAATAGAAGTTAGTAAAACCGCTGATATTCCTTATGATTATGATGGGATTATGGGAGTTCCAATTACATTCATTGATAAGCATA